In Devosia sp. 1566, a single genomic region encodes these proteins:
- a CDS encoding zinc-binding dehydrogenase: MSEIEAAAPEMAAAVVTGPGAIRIDRQPAPQPGPGQVRVALEGCGVCASNLTPWAGPEWMQFPTEPGGLGHEGWGRIDTVGQGVTGLAVGDRVAALSYHSYATHDVAEADAVVKLPAALDNQPFPGEPLGCAMNIFKRSDIQPGQTVAIVGIGFLGALLTQLASRAGARVIAISRRPYSLDIAKSMGAAEVIPMNDHWQIIEQVKALTDGQFCDRVIEAVGKQWPLDLAAELTRERGKLIVAGYHQDGPRQINMQLWNWRGLDVINAHERDPKIYIQGIRDAADAIMAGKLDPSSLYTHDFALEELDTALDTTRDRPDGFLKALIRFG, translated from the coding sequence ATGAGCGAGATCGAGGCAGCAGCACCCGAGATGGCGGCCGCAGTGGTTACCGGCCCCGGCGCCATCCGCATTGATCGCCAGCCCGCGCCCCAGCCCGGCCCCGGCCAGGTCCGCGTAGCGCTCGAAGGCTGCGGCGTTTGTGCGTCCAATCTCACCCCCTGGGCGGGCCCGGAATGGATGCAGTTCCCCACCGAGCCGGGCGGGCTTGGCCATGAAGGCTGGGGGCGCATCGATACGGTAGGCCAAGGAGTGACCGGTCTGGCGGTCGGCGACCGCGTGGCCGCGCTCTCCTATCATAGCTACGCCACCCACGACGTGGCCGAAGCCGATGCTGTGGTCAAGCTGCCCGCCGCCCTCGACAATCAGCCCTTCCCCGGCGAGCCGCTGGGCTGCGCCATGAACATCTTCAAGCGCAGCGACATCCAGCCCGGCCAGACCGTTGCCATTGTCGGCATCGGTTTTCTGGGCGCGCTCCTCACCCAGCTGGCCTCGCGCGCCGGCGCCCGGGTCATCGCCATTTCGCGCCGCCCCTATTCCCTCGATATCGCCAAATCCATGGGCGCCGCCGAAGTGATCCCGATGAACGATCACTGGCAGATCATCGAGCAGGTCAAGGCACTGACCGACGGCCAGTTCTGCGATCGCGTCATTGAAGCGGTGGGCAAGCAATGGCCGCTTGATCTGGCGGCCGAGCTGACCCGCGAGCGCGGCAAGCTGATCGTTGCCGGCTATCACCAGGATGGGCCGCGTCAGATCAACATGCAGCTCTGGAACTGGCGCGGGCTCGACGTGATCAACGCCCATGAGCGCGATCCCAAGATCTACATTCAGGGCATCCGCGACGCCGCCGACGCCATCATGGCTGGCAAGCTCGATCCATCGAGCCTTTACACCCATGATTTTGCGCTCGAAGAGCTCGACACCGCCCTCGACACCACTCGGGATCGTCCCGATGGCTTCCTCAAGGCGCTGATCCGCTTTGGCTGA